In Solirubrobacterales bacterium, the following are encoded in one genomic region:
- a CDS encoding FAD-dependent oxidoreductase, translated as MTADGVVIVGGGLAGQACAQTLRKNGYDGRVRMVCSEPRAPYDRPSLSKGYLAGTVDETGISLKSDRWHSEQGIELLLGRAAAELRPETEKLALSDGSVLGFDRLLIACGSAARKLPALSGFENVHSLRTLDDARRLRSELGNGSHIAVVGSGFIGQEVAASARTLGDDVTIIEALGSPLEGVLGAAVGRELGNLHTDRGSSLLTGAVVEGARGNGRVEELLMADGRRVACDTVVVGIGARPAASWLAGSGLNPDGVITDLSARTPIPGVFAAGDVASTFDHRTGTWTRSEHWDSAVHQGRNAALSMLGKTTLPPPPPSFWSDQYDHRIQYVGYAGIADRVEMDTNPERGKLRVRYLRGADPVAALAVDDPRMIAATRRELEKAFKSKTTTNGTR; from the coding sequence GTGACCGCGGATGGAGTGGTGATCGTCGGTGGCGGACTCGCGGGCCAGGCCTGCGCCCAGACCCTGAGAAAGAACGGCTACGACGGCCGGGTCAGGATGGTCTGTTCCGAACCGAGGGCGCCGTACGACCGGCCGTCACTCTCGAAGGGCTACCTGGCCGGCACCGTGGATGAGACCGGGATCTCGCTGAAGTCGGATCGATGGCATTCCGAGCAGGGGATCGAGCTGCTGCTCGGCAGGGCTGCGGCAGAGCTTCGACCGGAAACAGAGAAGTTGGCCCTCAGCGACGGCTCGGTCCTTGGCTTTGACCGCCTGCTGATCGCCTGTGGTTCCGCGGCCAGGAAGCTGCCGGCGCTGTCGGGCTTTGAGAACGTCCACTCGCTGCGCACCCTGGACGACGCCCGGAGGTTGAGATCCGAGCTCGGCAACGGCAGCCACATCGCGGTCGTCGGGTCGGGATTCATCGGCCAGGAGGTGGCCGCATCCGCCCGCACGCTCGGAGATGACGTCACCATCATCGAAGCGCTGGGCTCACCGCTGGAGGGTGTCCTCGGGGCGGCAGTCGGTCGGGAACTGGGCAACCTGCACACCGATCGCGGATCCTCGCTCCTGACGGGTGCGGTGGTCGAGGGAGCCCGAGGCAACGGTCGGGTCGAGGAGCTGTTGATGGCGGACGGCCGCCGGGTCGCTTGTGACACCGTCGTGGTCGGGATCGGTGCCCGCCCGGCCGCGTCCTGGCTGGCAGGAAGTGGCCTGAATCCCGATGGGGTGATCACCGACCTGTCGGCTCGGACCCCCATTCCGGGGGTCTTCGCGGCCGGGGATGTGGCCTCGACCTTTGATCACCGGACGGGAACCTGGACCCGCTCGGAACACTGGGATTCGGCCGTGCACCAGGGCCGCAACGCGGCCCTCTCGATGCTCGGAAAGACCACGTTGCCACCGCCGCCACCATCGTTCTGGAGCGATCAGTACGACCACCGGATCCAGTATGTCGGCTATGCCGGGATCGCCGACCGGGTCGAGATGGACACCAATCCCGAGCGGGGAAAACTCAGGGTTCGGTACCTGCGTGGAGCGGACCCTGTCGCAGCCCTGGCAGTCGACGACCCACGGATGATCGCGGCTACCCGACGGGAACTCGAAAAAGCCTTCAAGTCCAAGACAACAACGAACGGAACACGATGA
- a CDS encoding response regulator transcription factor, translated as MESSERPGPRILFVEDEDSISEPFTRSLKKAGFDPVNARTAASALELFDRVNPDFILLDLSLPDGDGRDICVEIRRRSDVPILMLTARMTETDRVVGLELGADDYVVKPFSSREVISRIRAILRRSAVAPRDEETPIEILELSVDLPGRKAHLAGEELQLSRKEFDLLAELVRNAGRVVTREDLMADVWDVNWFGSTKTLDVHIRALRKKLHDSATESRYIHTVRGVGFRFAEAGEDDRKP; from the coding sequence ATGGAGTCGTCCGAGCGCCCGGGACCACGAATCCTTTTCGTCGAGGACGAAGACTCGATCTCGGAGCCGTTCACCCGATCCCTGAAAAAGGCCGGCTTCGATCCCGTCAACGCAAGGACGGCAGCCTCGGCCCTTGAGCTGTTTGATCGGGTCAATCCCGATTTCATCCTGCTCGACCTGAGCCTCCCGGACGGTGACGGGAGGGACATCTGTGTCGAGATCCGACGTCGCTCCGACGTTCCGATCCTGATGCTGACCGCGAGGATGACCGAGACCGACCGGGTGGTGGGACTGGAGTTGGGCGCCGACGATTACGTCGTAAAACCGTTCAGCTCGCGTGAGGTCATCTCAAGGATCCGGGCGATCCTGCGGCGCTCGGCGGTCGCCCCCAGAGATGAAGAAACCCCGATCGAGATTCTCGAGCTGTCGGTGGACCTGCCCGGCAGGAAAGCGCATCTCGCCGGCGAGGAGCTTCAGCTGTCCCGCAAGGAGTTCGATCTGCTGGCCGAACTGGTCCGAAACGCCGGTCGGGTCGTTACCCGGGAAGACCTCATGGCCGACGTCTGGGACGTCAACTGGTTCGGCTCGACCAAGACGCTCGATGTTCACATCAGGGCCCTGCGGAAGAAGCTCCACGACAGCGCCACCGAGTCGCGCTACATCCACACCGTGCGCGGGGTCGGATTCCGCTTCGCCGAAGCGGGGGAGGACGACCGTAAGCCTTAG
- a CDS encoding ferric reductase-like transmembrane domain-containing protein — protein sequence MTAIEQTLLTHGWWLASRASGILALVLVTVSVAIGLTMSGKLARRPGLPRLLTALHEQTALAGLIAIAVHGITLLGDPWLNPGVSGLLMPFTMDYRPLWTGLGVVAGLLALVLGLSFYVRKSIGTKLWRKAHRATILVYFLAIGHTLGAGTDASAGWMKWWLIVTTPPIVMLFLYRVGGARFRQKSSRPTRAPRGRAVRPADPRVPRIPTVHGSESR from the coding sequence ATGACCGCAATCGAGCAGACGCTCCTGACTCACGGGTGGTGGCTGGCAAGCCGCGCATCAGGGATTCTCGCCCTGGTTCTGGTCACGGTCTCGGTGGCGATCGGGCTGACCATGTCCGGCAAGCTGGCTCGGCGACCGGGGCTGCCTCGACTGCTCACTGCGCTACATGAGCAGACCGCCCTGGCCGGGCTGATCGCGATCGCCGTACATGGGATCACCCTGCTCGGCGATCCCTGGCTCAATCCCGGAGTCAGCGGTCTGCTGATGCCGTTCACCATGGACTACCGGCCGCTGTGGACCGGGCTCGGGGTCGTGGCCGGCCTTCTTGCCCTGGTTCTGGGCCTGAGCTTCTACGTCAGGAAAAGCATCGGCACAAAGCTCTGGCGCAAGGCACACCGGGCGACGATCCTGGTCTACTTCCTGGCCATCGGTCACACCCTCGGGGCTGGCACCGATGCCTCCGCCGGTTGGATGAAGTGGTGGTTGATCGTGACCACCCCGCCGATCGTGATGCTGTTTCTCTACCGGGTCGGCGGGGCACGCTTCCGCCAGAAGAGTTCCCGTCCGACCAGGGCACCCCGGGGTCGAGCCGTGCGACCTGCAGACCCCAGGGTGCCGCGGATTCCCACCGTCCACGGGAGCGAAAGCCGGTGA
- a CDS encoding helix-turn-helix domain-containing protein yields the protein MDAGELIRATRRRNGLSQAQLAFRAGTRQSAISRLEKGEVSPSVETLERLFLVMGEELELRARPARRDYDPLHRKAMAALSPEERLGRAVSWNRMAGEFAAAGRKAKQPE from the coding sequence GTGGATGCCGGTGAACTGATCAGGGCTACCAGGCGGCGAAATGGCTTGAGTCAGGCTCAGCTTGCCTTTCGGGCAGGGACCCGCCAATCGGCGATCAGCCGCCTGGAAAAGGGTGAGGTTTCGCCGTCGGTCGAGACCCTTGAACGGCTGTTCCTGGTGATGGGGGAGGAACTGGAACTGCGGGCCCGTCCGGCCAGAAGGGACTACGATCCGCTCCACCGAAAGGCCATGGCAGCGCTTTCGCCCGAGGAACGACTTGGCCGCGCGGTCTCCTGGAACCGGATGGCCGGCGAGTTCGCGGCGGCAGGCCGGAAGGCGAAGCAGCCCGAATGA
- a CDS encoding cation-translocating P-type ATPase yields the protein MDVIQTGWGGLRDRWRQPAVRRAALTGVAAILFAVALSIGKSGNETTWSALMLAATAVAGTGIAVRALTALGYRQIGIELLVTIAVLGAIVIGEYWEAAAVTFLFTFGAMLEAMTLSRTRGALTEMLALVPDTATVIRDGQQVEVGPTEVEPGESVLVKPGGKISVDGVITDGIAAIDESGITGESMPRSVGLDDGVFAGTVLTEGTVTVRATGIGSETTLGRIVQRVEEAQEMKAPAQRMMERFASWYTPSVVVLAAAVYALGGGIEMALTLLVIACPGALVISMPVSIVAGIGRAARRGVLIKGGEHLEAAGKVDAIALDKTGTLTRGRPVLEEIAVIDPASTENDILGWAAAAEAGSEHPLGTAILTAADKRGLEVPAAPEEFEVHVGRGVEASVDGDRVMVGTLRLMDESGIEVPETAADRIERMTAIGRTAMLVARGEKVVGVLAVADEIRPDAAPAIAAMRKAGVKRIVMLTGDSERVARAVGDRVGITEVHAGLLPDQKLELIRSMQADGQVVAMVGDGVNDAPALVASDVGVAMGLGGTDVAIETADIALVSDHLPKIVEAIKLSRLTVRNLRQNVGVALATVVTLLAGVMVGEVQMAGGMFVHQISVVVVILNAMRLLRAKVTVDETNSSDETGISLKPVLQG from the coding sequence ATGGACGTCATCCAGACAGGATGGGGTGGCCTGAGAGACAGGTGGCGTCAGCCAGCTGTCCGCCGGGCCGCCCTCACCGGGGTGGCCGCGATCCTGTTCGCGGTCGCTCTCTCAATCGGCAAGTCCGGAAACGAGACCACCTGGTCCGCTTTGATGCTGGCCGCCACCGCGGTCGCCGGAACCGGCATCGCGGTCCGAGCCCTGACCGCACTCGGATACCGCCAGATCGGGATTGAACTTCTGGTCACGATCGCCGTCCTCGGCGCAATCGTGATCGGCGAGTACTGGGAGGCCGCCGCCGTCACCTTCCTCTTCACCTTCGGGGCGATGCTGGAAGCGATGACCCTCTCCCGCACCCGCGGTGCGTTGACCGAGATGCTGGCCCTGGTGCCGGATACGGCGACCGTGATCCGGGACGGACAGCAGGTCGAGGTCGGGCCGACCGAGGTGGAACCCGGTGAGTCGGTCCTGGTCAAGCCCGGCGGCAAGATCAGTGTTGATGGCGTGATCACCGACGGGATCGCCGCGATCGATGAGAGTGGCATCACCGGTGAGTCCATGCCGCGGTCGGTCGGTCTCGACGACGGCGTCTTCGCCGGAACCGTGCTGACCGAGGGAACCGTGACCGTGCGGGCAACCGGGATCGGCAGTGAAACCACGCTCGGCCGGATCGTCCAGCGGGTCGAGGAGGCCCAGGAGATGAAGGCCCCCGCCCAACGGATGATGGAGCGTTTCGCCAGTTGGTACACCCCTTCGGTTGTGGTCCTCGCGGCCGCGGTCTACGCCCTGGGTGGCGGGATCGAGATGGCCCTGACCCTGCTGGTTATCGCTTGCCCCGGCGCCCTGGTGATCTCGATGCCGGTCTCGATCGTGGCCGGGATCGGCCGGGCCGCCCGGCGTGGCGTCCTGATCAAGGGTGGTGAGCACCTGGAGGCTGCCGGCAAGGTCGATGCGATCGCACTCGACAAGACCGGAACCCTGACCCGGGGCCGCCCGGTGCTGGAGGAGATCGCGGTGATCGATCCGGCCAGTACGGAAAACGACATTCTCGGTTGGGCGGCTGCAGCGGAAGCCGGCTCCGAACATCCGCTGGGGACCGCGATCCTCACCGCCGCCGACAAGCGTGGCCTGGAGGTCCCGGCCGCGCCGGAGGAGTTCGAGGTCCATGTCGGGCGTGGCGTCGAAGCCTCGGTCGACGGTGACCGGGTGATGGTCGGAACCCTGCGGCTGATGGACGAGTCCGGGATCGAGGTGCCGGAGACGGCAGCCGACCGGATCGAACGGATGACCGCGATCGGTCGGACCGCGATGCTGGTTGCCCGGGGCGAGAAGGTTGTCGGCGTGCTCGCGGTGGCGGACGAGATCCGTCCCGATGCCGCCCCGGCGATAGCCGCGATGCGGAAGGCCGGGGTCAAACGGATCGTGATGCTGACCGGCGACTCGGAAAGAGTTGCCCGGGCGGTCGGCGACCGGGTCGGGATCACCGAGGTCCACGCCGGGCTCCTGCCGGACCAGAAGCTGGAGTTGATCCGCTCGATGCAGGCCGACGGCCAGGTGGTCGCCATGGTCGGTGACGGGGTCAACGACGCCCCCGCCCTGGTCGCCTCCGATGTCGGCGTTGCGATGGGTCTGGGCGGCACCGACGTCGCGATCGAAACGGCCGACATCGCCCTGGTCTCGGATCACCTGCCGAAGATCGTGGAGGCGATCAAGCTGTCCAGACTGACCGTCCGGAACCTGCGTCAGAACGTCGGCGTCGCCCTCGCCACCGTGGTCACCCTGCTGGCCGGGGTGATGGTCGGTGAGGTCCAGATGGCGGGTGGAATGTTCGTCCACCAGATCAGCGTGGTCGTGGTGATCCTCAACGCGATGCGGCTGCTCCGGGCGAAAGTGACGGTTGACGAGACGAACTCTTCGGACGAAACCGGAATCTCACTGAAGCCGGTGCTTCAGGGCTAG
- a CDS encoding type II toxin-antitoxin system PemK/MazF family toxin: MVTREDAIPVLASVTIALVTSTNRGHPAEVSLDESGLDLRPGSVVNCDDLATLPKRLLGRTRGYLGPEKLRELDRALTVALGLD, encoded by the coding sequence GTGGTAACCCGCGAAGATGCAATCCCGGTTCTGGCGTCGGTGACGATTGCGCTCGTGACTTCGACGAACCGGGGTCACCCCGCCGAAGTGTCACTTGACGAAAGCGGCCTCGATCTCCGCCCCGGGTCGGTTGTCAACTGCGACGACCTGGCGACCTTGCCGAAACGCCTGCTCGGGCGAACTCGTGGCTATCTCGGCCCGGAGAAGCTCCGCGAACTCGACCGGGCACTCACCGTCGCCCTCGGCCTCGATTGA
- a CDS encoding succinate dehydrogenase/fumarate reductase iron-sulfur subunit: MKFTLEIWRQFDGEDEGHYETFKVADVDPDASLLELLDTLNERLSTEKKRTIAFDSDCREGICGTCSLVINGTPHGPHRVTSCQVYMRDFRDGQTIQIEPWRASTFPVIRDLAVDRGALDRVIQAGGYIPTQTAPQPDPNASPIAPELQAQVMDAAICIGCGACVAACPNGAAMLFTGAKVTHLNLLPQGQPEREDRVIGMVEQMDQEGFGGCTNYGECARVCPQEITIDVIGNLNREYRQAKSHRKPKHPKEMTTL; encoded by the coding sequence GTGAAGTTCACGCTCGAGATCTGGCGGCAGTTCGACGGTGAGGACGAGGGCCACTACGAGACCTTCAAGGTCGCGGACGTCGATCCGGACGCCTCCCTGCTGGAGCTGCTCGACACCCTGAACGAACGCCTCAGCACCGAGAAGAAGCGCACCATCGCCTTTGACTCGGACTGCCGCGAGGGCATCTGCGGCACCTGTTCGCTGGTCATCAACGGCACCCCGCACGGCCCGCACCGGGTGACCTCCTGCCAGGTCTACATGCGGGACTTCCGTGACGGTCAGACGATCCAGATCGAGCCGTGGCGGGCCAGCACCTTCCCGGTGATCCGGGATCTCGCGGTTGACCGCGGAGCGCTCGACCGGGTGATCCAGGCCGGTGGCTACATCCCCACCCAGACCGCCCCCCAGCCCGATCCCAACGCCAGCCCGATCGCCCCGGAGCTGCAGGCGCAGGTGATGGACGCCGCGATCTGCATCGGCTGCGGTGCCTGCGTGGCGGCCTGCCCGAACGGTGCGGCGATGCTGTTCACCGGGGCCAAGGTCACCCACCTCAACCTGCTGCCCCAGGGCCAGCCGGAACGGGAGGACCGGGTGATCGGCATGGTCGAGCAGATGGACCAGGAAGGCTTCGGCGGCTGCACCAACTACGGCGAGTGCGCCCGGGTCTGCCCGCAGGAGATCACGATCGACGTGATCGGCAACCTGAACCGGGAGTACCGCCAGGCCAAGAGCCACAGGAAGCCGAAGCACCCAAAGGAAATGACCACCCTCTAA
- a CDS encoding ferredoxin: MNCRAEVDANSCSGHGDCVAAAPTIFRLEDEIAEVLNDGPEDLLIKAAESCPAAAIAVFDGSSGEQIYP, from the coding sequence ATGAATTGCAGAGCAGAAGTCGACGCAAACAGCTGCAGCGGACACGGAGACTGTGTGGCGGCAGCGCCCACAATTTTCCGGCTGGAGGACGAGATCGCCGAGGTGCTGAACGACGGGCCCGAGGACCTGCTGATCAAGGCGGCAGAGTCCTGTCCGGCGGCGGCGATCGCGGTGTTCGATGGTTCCTCGGGGGAGCAGATCTATCCCTGA
- a CDS encoding FAD:protein FMN transferase, with protein MEPFDRQFDAMGVRIRIMIGPPAESGLPSPREAGEGAEEFIRDFDRRLSRFRLDSELTAMNSDPGTEVPASELLRTAVKAGVWTARQSGGLVDPTLLDEIEESGYRRSRAGLSGVPVSEALLDAPDRKPASPDDRQRWTGFKVDDEQGVIRRPSGLKFDTGGTGKGLAADLVAGSLAGYSRFLISCGGDIRVGGREAERMPHEVLVQHPVSGSRPYRLRLRSGGVATSGVNVRSWRRADGRAVHHLLDPSTGESCWSGLIGATALGRTALEAETLAKAALLSGPKGARRTLSRHGGLIVHEDNRFEPVGLTPVAVRIPRMTPPQVRAAA; from the coding sequence ATGGAGCCTTTCGATCGACAGTTCGACGCGATGGGCGTCCGCATCCGGATCATGATCGGCCCCCCGGCCGAGTCCGGACTGCCCTCACCGCGGGAAGCCGGCGAAGGGGCCGAGGAGTTCATTCGGGACTTCGACCGCCGCCTTTCGCGCTTCAGATTGGACAGCGAGCTCACCGCCATGAACAGTGATCCCGGAACCGAGGTGCCTGCTTCCGAACTGTTACGGACCGCGGTCAAGGCCGGGGTGTGGACTGCCCGACAGTCCGGGGGCCTGGTCGATCCCACGCTGCTCGATGAAATCGAGGAATCCGGCTATCGCCGGTCCCGGGCCGGGCTATCCGGGGTCCCGGTGTCCGAGGCGCTGCTTGACGCCCCGGATCGAAAACCGGCAAGCCCCGACGACAGGCAACGGTGGACCGGATTCAAGGTGGACGACGAGCAGGGAGTGATCCGGCGCCCGTCCGGACTCAAGTTCGACACCGGTGGTACCGGAAAGGGACTTGCCGCGGACCTGGTGGCCGGGTCGCTGGCCGGATATTCACGCTTTCTGATCAGCTGCGGCGGAGACATCCGGGTTGGCGGTCGGGAAGCCGAAAGGATGCCCCATGAGGTCCTGGTCCAGCACCCGGTCAGCGGCAGCAGGCCTTACCGGTTGCGGCTCCGATCCGGTGGTGTCGCCACCTCCGGCGTAAACGTCAGATCGTGGCGTCGAGCCGATGGCCGAGCCGTCCACCACCTGCTCGATCCCTCCACCGGCGAATCCTGCTGGTCGGGCCTGATCGGAGCAACCGCCCTCGGCCGAACGGCGCTTGAAGCCGAGACGCTGGCCAAGGCCGCCCTGCTCTCCGGGCCGAAGGGTGCCCGTCGAACACTCTCCCGGCACGGAGGGCTGATCGTTCACGAGGACAACCGGTTCGAGCCGGTTGGTCTGACCCCGGTCGCCGTCCGCATCCCCCGGATGACGCCGCCCCAAGTAAGGGCGGCCGCATGA
- a CDS encoding heavy-metal-associated domain-containing protein, producing MSQETVKRTVLRSDEFTCPSCVAKIENKLNRLDGVEEAKVHFATGRIEVGHDRTKTSVEDLVGAVKEAGYKAEARAF from the coding sequence ATGAGTCAAGAAACCGTAAAGAGAACCGTCCTTCGCAGCGATGAGTTCACCTGCCCTTCCTGCGTCGCCAAGATCGAGAACAAGCTGAATCGCCTGGACGGGGTCGAGGAGGCGAAGGTTCACTTCGCAACCGGCCGGATCGAGGTCGGTCACGACCGGACCAAAACCAGCGTCGAGGATCTGGTCGGGGCCGTGAAGGAAGCGGGCTACAAGGCGGAAGCGAGGGCCTTCTGA
- a CDS encoding nucleotidyltransferase, whose translation MTGGPLPILDASEIFRGLATHGVDYVLIGGIAVQAHGHVRMTNDADLIPDPDPTNLERLADALNGLGARVLNPGHEDEPITASMLPRATIWQFETRAGGIDVMHVVPGGRSFSELRDSVLEVQLGEITVPVVGLEDLIRMKAARGRRIDREDIAALTDS comes from the coding sequence ATGACGGGCGGTCCACTCCCGATTCTCGATGCCTCCGAGATCTTCCGGGGACTCGCGACGCACGGGGTGGACTACGTCCTGATCGGGGGGATCGCGGTGCAGGCCCACGGTCACGTCCGGATGACCAACGATGCCGATTTGATTCCCGACCCCGACCCCACAAACCTCGAACGGCTCGCGGATGCCCTGAACGGTCTGGGGGCAAGAGTGCTGAACCCCGGTCACGAGGATGAGCCGATCACGGCTTCGATGTTGCCGCGAGCAACCATCTGGCAGTTCGAAACCCGGGCTGGCGGCATCGACGTCATGCACGTGGTCCCCGGCGGGCGCAGCTTCAGTGAGCTGCGTGATTCCGTGCTGGAGGTACAGCTTGGCGAGATCACCGTCCCGGTGGTCGGACTGGAAGACCTGATCCGGATGAAGGCCGCCCGGGGCCGTCGAATCGACCGCGAAGACATCGCCGCCCTCACCGACAGCTGA
- a CDS encoding Crp/Fnr family transcriptional regulator, which produces MSDGPVASPSGGGGPSPLRVPDPNPHACSADVRVRVLGDSPMFAGLGPTALDEVNGLCRAVNFAEGEPIYHAGDRAERLFIVAIGVAKLTRVSTEGKEVLTDVLAPGDFLGALPALGQSRYAESGWALTPTCLLLFEARSIDLILKDHPEVAVATLEAVSGRLAAAQEAIHRLSTDRVEQRLAAALELLVRQVGEADGTGILLQVPLTREDLAGMVGSAPETVSRTLSIWKKQGLVEPGRRWIRILDSEGLARIAN; this is translated from the coding sequence GTGTCCGATGGCCCCGTAGCGTCACCTTCCGGCGGTGGCGGTCCCAGCCCGCTCCGAGTTCCGGACCCGAATCCGCATGCCTGCTCGGCAGACGTGCGGGTTCGGGTGTTGGGGGACTCCCCGATGTTCGCCGGGCTCGGCCCGACCGCTTTGGATGAGGTGAACGGACTCTGCCGGGCGGTCAACTTCGCTGAGGGAGAACCGATCTACCACGCCGGTGACCGGGCCGAACGGCTGTTCATCGTCGCAATCGGGGTGGCGAAGCTGACCCGGGTGAGCACCGAGGGCAAGGAGGTTTTGACCGATGTGCTCGCTCCCGGGGACTTCCTCGGTGCGCTGCCCGCCCTCGGTCAGTCCCGGTACGCCGAAAGCGGATGGGCACTGACCCCCACCTGCCTGCTGCTGTTCGAGGCCCGCTCGATAGACCTGATTCTCAAGGATCATCCAGAGGTGGCGGTGGCCACCCTGGAGGCGGTATCCGGTCGGTTGGCCGCCGCCCAGGAGGCGATTCACCGGCTTTCGACCGACCGGGTTGAGCAGCGGCTGGCAGCAGCCCTCGAGCTTCTGGTGAGGCAGGTCGGCGAAGCCGACGGCACCGGGATCCTGCTTCAGGTTCCGCTAACCCGCGAGGATCTTGCCGGCATGGTCGGCTCCGCACCGGAGACGGTCAGCCGAACCCTGTCGATCTGGAAAAAGCAGGGCCTGGTCGAACCCGGCCGCCGCTGGATCCGCATCCTCGATTCAGAGGGTCTGGCCAGAATCGCGAACTAG
- a CDS encoding ATP-binding protein yields the protein MALIALGLPLAFAFGDRVTDEVRSQAHSQAAIVATGASGLINPLNQPAMDRLTEIAARTVRGRVIIVDATGAVLSDSGDAGTEGRDYDSRPEIAAALRGESTQRERSSRTLETKVLATSDPIFTGDRVVGAVRITQSVDAVNSAVRRAQLGLALLAVLVLAFAMIVAAALADRISKPIRRLEASARRFATGGTETEAEVTGSKEQRSLARSFNEMTARVDRLLRSQNDFVANASHQLRTPLTGLRLRIEGLSDEAADPSNREELEAALREIDRLAVMVEELLILSRAGEIDRPGTDLDLAELAAAARDRWADAAGEHEIELTGIDRDDIEPVFGAPADLDRVLDVLLENAVNYSPAGSEIGIEVKPHRILITDRGAGVDPAEADLVFERFTRGRAGKQGNEGTGLGLAIARELASQWGATVTLGPGDGGATTATVEFSKADSR from the coding sequence TTGGCGCTGATCGCGCTCGGCCTGCCGCTGGCTTTCGCCTTTGGCGACCGGGTCACCGATGAGGTTCGCAGCCAGGCCCACAGCCAGGCGGCGATTGTGGCCACCGGGGCGAGTGGTCTGATCAACCCGCTGAACCAGCCCGCCATGGACCGCCTGACCGAGATCGCCGCCCGCACGGTCCGGGGACGGGTGATCATCGTCGACGCCACCGGTGCGGTTCTCAGTGACAGTGGTGACGCCGGAACCGAAGGACGGGATTACGATTCGCGCCCGGAGATCGCGGCGGCACTCCGGGGAGAGAGCACCCAGCGGGAGCGGTCCAGTCGGACCCTCGAGACGAAGGTCCTCGCCACCTCCGATCCGATCTTCACGGGAGACCGGGTGGTCGGGGCGGTCAGGATCACCCAGAGCGTCGATGCCGTGAACTCGGCGGTGCGCAGGGCCCAACTCGGCCTCGCCCTGCTCGCAGTTCTCGTCCTTGCTTTCGCGATGATCGTGGCGGCTGCTCTTGCCGACCGGATCTCCAAGCCGATTCGACGGCTGGAGGCCTCCGCCCGCAGGTTCGCCACCGGCGGAACCGAAACCGAGGCCGAAGTGACCGGCAGCAAGGAACAACGCTCGCTGGCCCGCTCCTTCAACGAGATGACCGCCCGGGTGGACCGGCTGCTCCGCAGCCAGAACGATTTTGTGGCTAACGCATCGCATCAGCTGCGGACCCCGCTGACCGGTTTGCGCCTGAGGATCGAGGGCCTGAGCGACGAGGCAGCCGACCCCTCCAACCGGGAGGAACTCGAAGCCGCCCTGCGGGAAATCGATCGACTCGCGGTGATGGTCGAGGAACTGCTCATTCTCAGCCGGGCGGGGGAGATCGACCGTCCCGGCACGGATCTCGATCTGGCCGAGCTCGCGGCCGCCGCCCGCGACCGCTGGGCTGACGCCGCGGGAGAGCACGAGATCGAGCTCACCGGAATCGACCGTGATGACATCGAGCCGGTTTTCGGGGCGCCCGCCGACCTCGACCGGGTCCTCGATGTCCTGCTCGAGAACGCGGTGAACTACTCCCCGGCAGGCAGCGAGATCGGGATCGAAGTGAAGCCGCACCGGATTCTGATCACCGATCGGGGAGCGGGCGTCGATCCGGCCGAGGCGGATCTGGTGTTCGAACGGTTCACCAGGGGTCGGGCCGGAAAGCAGGGAAACGAAGGTACCGGGCTTGGCCTCGCGATCGCCCGGGAGCTGGCCTCCCAGTGGGGAGCCACCGTGACCCTCGGACCCGGTGATGGCGGAGCCACTACGGCAACTGTCGAGTTCTCAAAGGCGGACTCCCGATGA